One window of the Notolabrus celidotus isolate fNotCel1 chromosome 23, fNotCel1.pri, whole genome shotgun sequence genome contains the following:
- the LOC117807569 gene encoding chymotrypsin-like protease CTRL-1, translating into MIILSPNGGHSDGMPACGRMMRGQDPENWPWRAVVANHEGDKCLAILISKTHVITGKDCGSGAHDGQVYVGKRSNESEPLEVASVHCSPHGHNVCLLELSEPVNFTESVSPICLPAEGSTFKDRMDSFIIGSPVEEKEEVPYVGYSRCKCYHHDLSEGTICAGRGMRHGMMERCKHDDSAGVLMIVKNETWILIGVSSSDQNCDDSEGPKLFSGLSKYQEWIEKATDIGEQSFVEGEAPEEEEEDFECPTPEPTHPPPECPHYPSCPPPECRKPNWCPHPPRCPYAAPEDCRDESVFGSGVSMMPSSPFILLCVLALSLYSTNW; encoded by the exons ATGATCATCCTCTCACCCAATG GGGGTCATTCAGATGGGATGCCAG CATGCGGCAGAATGATGAGAGGCCAAGATCCAGAAAACTGGCCGTGGAGGGCCGTTGTCGCCAATCATGAGGGTGACAAATGTCTCGCGATCCTAATTTCCAAGACACATGTCATTACAGGCAAGGACTGCGGTTCTGG AGCACATGATGGACAAGTTTATGTGGGAAAAAGGAGCAACGAGTCAGAACCATTAGAGGTTGCATCCGTCCATTGCAGTCCTCACGGACACAATGTATGTCTCCTGGAGCTGTCAGAACCTGTTAACTTCACAGAGTCCGTGTCCCCGATCTGCttgccagcagagggcagcactTTCAAGGACCGAATGGACAGCTTCATCATTG GCTCACCTGTCGAAGAAAAGGAAGAGGTACCGTATGTTGGATACAGTCGGTGTAAATGTTATCATCATGATCTCTCAGAGGGTACGATCTGTGCTGGACGTGGAATGCGTCATGGCATGATGGAGCGATGTAAG CATGATGATTCAGCAGGTGTGCTGATGATCGTCAAAAACGAAACCTGGATTCTGATCGGAGTTTCATCATCAGATCAAAACTGCGATGACTCTGAAGGTCCTAAACTCTTCAGCGGGCTGTCGAAGTACCAAGAATGGATCGAGAAAGCCACTGACATAGGCGAACAAAGCTTTGTTGAAGGTGAGgccccagaagaagaagaagaagacttcgAATGTCCAACACCTGAACCCACCCATCCACCTCCCGAGTGTCCACATTACCCCAGTTGTCCACCTCCCGAGTGTCGAAAGCCCAACTGGTGTCCACATCCCCCCAGGTGTCCATATGCAGCACCAGAGGATTGCAGGGATGAAAGTGTATTTGGAAGTGGTGTAAGCATGATGCCCTCTTCCCCCTTCATCTTACTCTGTGTTTTGGCTCTTTCACTCTACTCCACTAATTGGTAA